TTGTTTCTGATAATGCCTTGCTTTTTTTATACAAAGTTATGACCACAAAATTATGCTCATAAAAAATTATTTTTCATCACCATATAAAAATAGCATATGTACACATAATGTATCGaagggcgcggcgtgttgccgcgtgGGCATGGCTACTATATACTATGCTATTGTTACTTAGTGCTCTATAGGTTACTGTTATACTGTACTAAAGCTCCAGGTTCTTTTGAGTTCCTAGGAGTGGTCTTGGTTCATTGTTTAATTCCAGGATTTGTGAGTTCCTAGTAGGGAACACATGGACATGAAGCTATGGCGGCGACGAAGGTGATATCGACATGGGGCTGCGGCGACGATGATTACGACAACATCGACATCAACACAGGGCTACGGTGGCGACCAAGACGACGACATCGTCATGGtgctgcggcggcgacgacgacgacgacatcaACACGAGCTTGTGGAAGCTCCGATGCCGACGACGTAGACGCGTGGcatatattgtgtgtgtgtgtgtgtgcccacGTGCGTGCGTGTGTTAATTA
The Triticum dicoccoides isolate Atlit2015 ecotype Zavitan unplaced genomic scaffold, WEW_v2.0 scaffold108264, whole genome shotgun sequence genome window above contains:
- the LOC119342895 gene encoding uncharacterized protein LOC119342895, with the protein product MSLIVQDSKIKLSGLGQEKEHAPVSGNLIDSGTHGHEAMAATKVISTWGCGDDDYDNIDINTGLRWRPRRRHRHGAAAATTTTTSTRACGSSDADDVDAWHILCVCVCAHVRACVNYLHQICMIDD